The Micromonospora sp. WMMD961 genome has a segment encoding these proteins:
- a CDS encoding putative RNA methyltransferase, which produces MDPRILDRLRCPVCGEPLAEVTAGTARALRCPRRHSFDIARQGYVNLLAGRAPHTGDTAEMIAARADFQAAGHYDVISAALAGAATAALDRPGLTNSPRPVGSASTEATVSDPECRLEVSRAKDTTAAVRSEPSAPDVDAYPLVVDAGAGTGRYLGAVLAALPDAVGLALDVSKPALRRAARAHPRAAAALADTWQRLPLADASTAVLLNVFAPRNGPEFHRVLDPAGTLLVVTPDNDHLAELVDALDLLRVDPEKADRVTSSLGGHFTPVSSTMHRAELALTRTEAASLVGMGPSAWHTDPGALTARLAALPEPVRVTVAVRVAAYRPR; this is translated from the coding sequence GTGGACCCCCGCATCCTCGACCGACTGCGCTGTCCGGTCTGCGGCGAGCCGCTGGCCGAGGTGACCGCCGGCACCGCCAGGGCGCTGCGCTGCCCGCGCCGGCACAGCTTCGACATCGCCCGCCAGGGTTACGTCAACCTGCTCGCCGGCCGCGCCCCGCACACCGGCGACACGGCCGAAATGATCGCGGCCCGGGCGGACTTCCAGGCCGCCGGTCACTACGACGTCATCTCCGCCGCCCTCGCCGGCGCCGCGACAGCCGCCCTCGACCGTCCAGGACTGACGAACTCCCCCCGCCCGGTGGGCTCTGCTTCGACCGAGGCGACGGTCTCCGACCCGGAGTGTCGCCTGGAGGTAAGCAGAGCAAAGGACACGACAGCAGCGGTACGGTCCGAGCCCTCGGCGCCCGACGTCGACGCGTACCCCCTGGTGGTGGATGCCGGCGCCGGCACGGGCCGCTACCTCGGCGCGGTGCTGGCGGCGCTGCCGGACGCCGTGGGTCTGGCCCTGGACGTGTCCAAGCCGGCACTGCGTCGCGCGGCCCGCGCGCATCCCCGAGCCGCCGCCGCCCTCGCCGACACCTGGCAACGGCTGCCGCTGGCGGACGCCTCGACGGCCGTGCTGCTGAACGTCTTCGCGCCGCGCAACGGCCCGGAGTTCCACCGGGTGCTCGATCCGGCCGGCACTCTGCTCGTGGTCACACCGGACAACGACCACCTCGCCGAGTTGGTGGACGCACTCGACCTGCTCCGGGTGGACCCGGAGAAGGCGGACCGGGTGACCAGCAGCCTGGGCGGGCACTTCACGCCGGTCAGCTCCACGATGCACCGGGCGGAGCTGGCGCTGACCCGGACGGAGGCCGCCAGCCTGGTCGGGATGGGCCCGAGCGCATGGCACACCGACCCCGGCGCGCTCACCGCCCGGCTGGCCGCACTGCCCGAGCCCGTCCGGGTGACAGTGGCGGTCCGGGTGGCCGCGTACCGACCTCGCTGA
- a CDS encoding MarR family transcriptional regulator has product MDAPRWLDEREDRAWRGYRRMRRLLDLELARELTQDAGLSEPDYDVLSDLSESTEGRLRLRDLADRMLWSRSRLSHHLTRMQQRGLVTREECADDARGSVVVLTPAGRQAIESAAPGHVAAVRRHLIDLLSPAEIDALGALTHRVVDHLGGRTPHPRHDPEA; this is encoded by the coding sequence ATGGACGCGCCACGGTGGCTGGACGAGCGGGAGGACCGCGCCTGGCGCGGCTACCGCCGGATGCGTCGGCTGCTCGACCTGGAGCTGGCCAGGGAACTGACCCAGGACGCCGGTCTCTCCGAGCCCGACTACGACGTGCTCTCCGACCTCTCCGAGTCAACGGAGGGCCGCCTACGCCTGCGCGACCTGGCGGATCGGATGCTCTGGTCCCGCAGCCGGCTCTCCCACCACCTCACCCGGATGCAGCAGCGTGGCCTGGTGACCCGCGAGGAGTGTGCCGACGACGCCCGGGGCTCGGTCGTCGTACTCACCCCGGCCGGTCGGCAGGCCATCGAGTCCGCCGCCCCTGGCCACGTGGCCGCCGTCCGCCGGCACCTGATCGACCTGCTCAGCCCGGCGGAGATCGACGCCCTCGGCGCGCTCACCCATCGGGTGGTCGACCACCTCGGCGGGCGCACGCCCCACCCACGGCACGATCCGGAGGCGTGA
- a CDS encoding PPOX class F420-dependent oxidoreductase, with the protein MSTKDLWQLFGERGRGVLVTLRRDGRPQLSNLDYLAEPGLLRCSTVGDRAKARNLRRDPRASFHVTTGDGGAYAVADGMATVTPSARTEDDATVAELVEVYRRIRGEHPDWAEYRAAMVADGRVVIRLTVERVYGWPG; encoded by the coding sequence ATGTCAACGAAAGATCTGTGGCAGCTCTTCGGTGAACGCGGGCGCGGGGTGCTGGTCACCCTGCGCCGCGACGGCCGACCCCAACTGTCGAACCTCGACTACCTGGCCGAGCCGGGTCTCCTCCGCTGCTCGACCGTCGGCGACCGGGCCAAGGCCCGAAACCTGCGCCGGGACCCGCGGGCGAGCTTCCACGTGACGACCGGTGACGGAGGTGCGTACGCGGTGGCCGACGGCATGGCCACGGTCACCCCATCCGCCCGAACCGAGGACGACGCCACGGTGGCGGAACTGGTCGAGGTCTACCGGCGCATTCGTGGCGAGCACCCCGACTGGGCGGAGTACCGGGCCGCCATGGTCGCCGACGGTCGGGTGGTCATCCGACTCACCGTCGAACGCGTCTACGGCTGGCCCGGATGA
- a CDS encoding adenosine deaminase: MVATIRYEDIVKAPKALLHDHLDGGLRPATIVDLAAEVGHELPATDPEALGRWFAEAADSGSLERYLETFAHTVAVMQTAPALRRVARECALDLASDGVVYAEVRFAPEQHLEQDLSLDEVVEAVLAGFAEGTAQAVEAGLTIRVGTLLTAMRHAARSQEIAELAVRHRDAGVVGFDIAGAEAGFPPTRHLDAFEYLQRENFHFTIHAGEAFGLPSIWQAIQWCGADRLGHGVRIVDDIAPDGALGRLAAYVRDKRIPLELCPSSNVQTGAVSSIADHPIGLLRDLRFRVTVNTDNRLMSGTSMSREMSLLVDTFGYGWKELQWFTINAMKSAFIPFDERLRIIDEVIKPAYAELLA, encoded by the coding sequence ATGGTCGCAACAATCCGGTACGAGGACATCGTCAAGGCTCCGAAGGCACTGCTGCACGACCACCTCGACGGCGGGCTGCGGCCGGCGACAATCGTCGACCTGGCCGCCGAGGTGGGGCACGAGCTGCCCGCCACCGATCCCGAGGCGCTGGGACGCTGGTTCGCGGAGGCGGCCGACTCCGGCTCCCTGGAGCGCTACCTCGAGACGTTCGCGCACACCGTGGCGGTCATGCAGACCGCACCGGCGCTGCGGCGGGTCGCCCGCGAGTGTGCCCTCGACCTGGCTAGCGACGGGGTGGTCTACGCCGAGGTGCGTTTCGCTCCGGAGCAGCACCTGGAGCAGGATCTCAGCCTGGACGAGGTGGTCGAGGCGGTGCTGGCCGGGTTCGCCGAGGGCACCGCCCAGGCCGTCGAGGCGGGCCTGACCATCCGGGTGGGCACCCTGCTCACGGCGATGCGGCACGCCGCCCGATCGCAGGAGATCGCCGAGCTGGCCGTGCGACACCGGGACGCCGGGGTGGTCGGCTTCGACATCGCCGGCGCCGAGGCGGGCTTCCCGCCCACCCGACACCTGGACGCCTTCGAGTACCTGCAGCGGGAGAACTTCCACTTCACCATCCACGCCGGCGAGGCGTTCGGTCTGCCCTCCATCTGGCAGGCGATCCAGTGGTGCGGTGCGGACCGGCTCGGCCACGGCGTGCGGATCGTCGACGACATCGCCCCCGACGGCGCGCTGGGTCGGCTGGCCGCGTACGTCCGGGACAAGCGGATCCCCCTGGAGTTGTGCCCCTCCTCGAACGTGCAGACCGGGGCGGTGTCCTCCATCGCCGACCACCCGATCGGGCTGCTGCGGGACCTGCGTTTCCGGGTGACTGTCAACACCGACAACCGGCTGATGAGCGGCACCTCCATGTCGCGGGAGATGTCGCTGTTGGTGGACACCTTCGGCTACGGCTGGAAGGAGTTGCAGTGGTTCACCATCAACGCGATGAAGAGCGCCTTCATCCCGTTCGACGAGCGGCTGCGGATCATCGATGAGGTGATCAAGCCGGCGTACGCCGAGCTGCTGGCCTGA
- a CDS encoding nitrate- and nitrite sensing domain-containing protein — MSKRPKMAGSLLSRLRRPASRLGDMPIWSKLGLIMIVPTIATVVVGTSGLVDHVETLNNANRAGDLANLSSYSGDLVDSLQDERTAAVLLLGADGTQPTAQYQEAYNRVNSRVDQDAIPYRQQRAEVEDLPSSLEGLLDGIDQNLQDLSGIRSQVFNGKLALTETVQAYEGLITDLLAIRDSATQLAGDNDLSDRMRAAAAVAREKEFLAVRRVVVHRALGVKGGKRLTPALRTDYIASGTGQQQALQSFKAVATPDDAKFHDQTVAGGDRRQAQNYTGWIDGNTTGDMRGAPFGPDQWEAAMTANAKLIRTVETQLDNEVVNEADALRSDVQRQVFLETGLLLSMLLLAILFAYLVARSMARSLRELRQGALSVAQYGLPQAVARLRDPQVVGQLTPVQLANQIAEPLPVRSRDEFGQVTEAFNAVHLEAVRTAAEQAALRASVATMFVNLARRSQILVDRLIGHLDRLERGEEDPDRLAELFQLDHLATRMRRNDENLLVLAGADSTRVQREPAALIDVLRAAQSEVEHYTRIEFGVIDRDIEVAAHAVNDLVHLVAELFDNATAFSPPDSQVMVEARRVGDRSSLYVEDRGIGISADQLHDLNERLATPPQVDVAVSRMMGLVVVARLASRHGVRVELRPGSDRGTVAEVTLPTSVLVPRALSGRVQQPPALPAAGGPQQNGPAPVFGALPALGNGPRPSESGNQVTLGGRPFEPAARNGSGTPANAGGYRSMPAWSDLTGAAGANGVNGGDGFTPRPANGQGIDPLPQRRAGDDAPATGQQPSIPRQLPSSPETQPYSAPPVSAQPYSGAPVSASPASGQPYSGQPYSGAPYTGPPVSAAPASGQPYAGPPVSASPVSASPASGQPYSAQPYSVPPASSQSFSGFAPRSAPPAQAAGAPAPPAWPPVPNSDRDAATPPVPERLAAALDMTTELPRVPRPGEQPSAAAAQPPAPVQPPAPAPAPAPQSRPAPQQPQAQNRQRYADETMELPIFRELESAWFRTRRPGSEEGAAGAQPATNGDNATQQFATVEATGQAVHKTPPGTTGNTPMADTPMAGGAPRGNGSTANEGGRPSLAESLPNRRPQPQTNGWQTAADDGWRAASAAADAAPVSETTTTGLPKRKPMAQLVPGAVEKPTTSVQRRSPEAVRGLLSAYHRGVQRGRSTSDNPTNPEATSGGQSSQSGSGPVAGSGQKEQEG, encoded by the coding sequence GTGAGCAAACGGCCAAAGATGGCGGGCTCCCTCCTGTCGCGGCTGCGCCGGCCGGCCAGCCGGCTCGGGGACATGCCGATCTGGTCCAAGCTCGGTCTAATCATGATCGTGCCGACCATCGCCACGGTCGTGGTGGGCACCAGTGGTCTGGTCGACCACGTGGAGACGCTCAACAATGCCAACCGGGCCGGCGACCTGGCGAACCTGTCGAGCTACTCGGGTGACCTGGTCGACAGCCTGCAGGACGAGCGGACAGCCGCCGTGCTGCTGCTGGGTGCGGACGGGACGCAGCCGACGGCGCAGTACCAGGAGGCCTACAACCGGGTGAACTCCCGGGTGGACCAGGACGCGATCCCCTACCGGCAACAGCGGGCCGAGGTCGAGGACCTGCCGAGCAGCCTTGAGGGTCTGCTCGACGGCATCGACCAGAACCTGCAGGATCTTTCGGGCATCCGCAGTCAGGTGTTCAACGGGAAGCTCGCGCTCACCGAGACCGTGCAGGCGTACGAGGGCCTGATCACCGACCTGCTCGCCATCCGTGACTCGGCCACGCAGCTCGCCGGTGACAACGACCTGAGCGACCGGATGCGCGCCGCCGCGGCAGTCGCCCGGGAGAAGGAGTTCCTCGCCGTACGCCGGGTCGTGGTGCACCGCGCGCTGGGCGTGAAGGGCGGAAAGCGCCTCACGCCGGCGCTGCGCACCGACTACATCGCCAGTGGCACCGGCCAGCAGCAGGCGCTGCAGAGCTTCAAGGCCGTGGCCACCCCGGACGACGCGAAGTTCCACGACCAGACGGTCGCGGGTGGCGACCGTCGGCAGGCGCAGAACTACACCGGCTGGATCGACGGCAACACCACCGGCGACATGCGTGGCGCGCCGTTCGGCCCGGACCAGTGGGAAGCCGCCATGACGGCCAACGCGAAGCTGATCCGCACCGTCGAGACGCAGCTCGACAACGAAGTGGTCAACGAGGCCGACGCCCTCCGCTCGGACGTCCAGCGCCAGGTCTTCCTGGAGACCGGCCTGCTGCTCAGCATGCTGCTGCTGGCCATCCTCTTCGCGTACCTGGTCGCCCGATCCATGGCCCGTTCGCTGCGCGAACTGCGACAGGGCGCCCTCTCCGTCGCCCAGTACGGCCTGCCCCAGGCGGTTGCCCGACTGCGTGACCCGCAGGTCGTCGGACAGCTCACCCCGGTGCAGCTGGCCAACCAGATCGCCGAGCCGCTGCCGGTCCGCAGCCGTGACGAGTTCGGCCAGGTGACCGAGGCGTTCAACGCCGTCCACCTGGAAGCCGTCCGTACGGCCGCCGAGCAGGCCGCACTGCGCGCCTCCGTCGCGACCATGTTCGTCAACCTGGCCCGCCGTTCTCAGATCCTGGTCGACCGCCTCATCGGGCATCTCGACCGCTTGGAGCGCGGCGAAGAGGATCCGGACCGGCTGGCCGAACTGTTCCAGCTCGACCACCTGGCCACCCGAATGCGCCGCAACGACGAGAACCTGCTGGTGCTCGCCGGTGCCGACTCCACCCGTGTGCAGCGCGAGCCGGCCGCGCTCATCGACGTGCTGCGCGCCGCGCAGTCCGAGGTCGAGCACTACACCCGGATCGAGTTCGGCGTCATCGACCGCGACATCGAGGTCGCCGCGCACGCGGTCAACGACCTGGTGCACCTCGTCGCCGAGCTGTTCGACAACGCCACCGCGTTCTCCCCGCCCGACTCGCAGGTCATGGTCGAGGCCCGCCGGGTAGGCGACCGCTCCTCGCTCTACGTCGAGGACCGCGGCATCGGCATCAGCGCCGACCAGCTGCACGACCTCAACGAGCGGCTCGCGACGCCGCCGCAGGTGGACGTGGCAGTCTCCCGGATGATGGGCCTGGTCGTGGTCGCCCGGCTGGCGTCCCGGCACGGCGTTCGGGTCGAGCTGCGCCCCGGCTCCGACCGTGGGACCGTCGCCGAGGTGACCCTGCCCACCTCGGTGCTGGTGCCCCGGGCGCTCTCCGGTCGGGTGCAGCAGCCCCCGGCACTGCCCGCGGCCGGCGGCCCACAGCAGAACGGGCCCGCCCCGGTCTTCGGCGCGCTGCCGGCGCTGGGCAACGGCCCTCGTCCGAGCGAGTCCGGCAACCAGGTCACCCTCGGCGGTCGTCCGTTCGAGCCCGCCGCGCGCAACGGATCCGGCACCCCTGCCAACGCCGGTGGCTACCGCTCGATGCCGGCCTGGTCCGATCTGACCGGCGCGGCCGGGGCGAACGGCGTCAACGGTGGCGACGGGTTCACCCCGCGGCCCGCCAACGGCCAGGGGATCGACCCGCTGCCGCAGCGTCGCGCCGGGGACGACGCCCCGGCCACCGGTCAGCAGCCGTCCATTCCTCGACAGCTGCCGAGCAGCCCCGAGACGCAGCCGTACTCGGCGCCTCCGGTGTCCGCGCAGCCCTACTCCGGCGCGCCGGTGTCCGCCTCGCCGGCGTCCGGCCAGCCGTATTCAGGGCAGCCCTACTCGGGTGCTCCGTACACTGGTCCGCCGGTGTCCGCCGCCCCGGCCTCCGGGCAGCCGTACGCCGGTCCGCCGGTGTCCGCTTCGCCCGTGTCGGCGTCGCCCGCGTCCGGGCAGCCGTACTCGGCCCAGCCGTACTCGGTGCCGCCCGCCTCCAGCCAGTCGTTCAGCGGCTTCGCGCCCCGGTCGGCCCCACCCGCGCAGGCCGCCGGAGCCCCGGCACCCCCTGCCTGGCCGCCGGTACCGAACAGTGACCGGGACGCGGCGACCCCGCCGGTGCCCGAGCGGCTCGCCGCCGCCCTGGACATGACGACGGAACTGCCGCGTGTGCCGCGACCCGGCGAACAGCCGTCGGCCGCAGCGGCCCAGCCTCCGGCGCCGGTCCAGCCTCCGGCCCCGGCTCCAGCTCCAGCTCCGCAGAGTCGGCCGGCTCCGCAGCAACCGCAGGCGCAGAACCGCCAGCGGTACGCGGACGAGACGATGGAGCTGCCGATCTTCCGGGAGCTCGAGTCGGCCTGGTTCCGTACTCGCCGCCCGGGTTCGGAGGAGGGCGCCGCTGGTGCCCAGCCGGCGACGAACGGCGACAACGCTACCCAGCAGTTCGCCACCGTCGAGGCCACCGGTCAGGCAGTCCACAAGACACCACCCGGGACGACAGGTAACACACCGATGGCAGACACTCCGATGGCCGGAGGAGCGCCGCGGGGCAACGGCTCCACAGCGAACGAGGGCGGCCGCCCCAGCCTTGCTGAGAGCCTGCCGAACCGCCGGCCCCAACCGCAGACCAACGGCTGGCAGACCGCAGCCGACGACGGCTGGCGTGCTGCCTCGGCAGCGGCTGACGCGGCGCCGGTGAGCGAGACCACCACGACCGGTCTGCCGAAGCGCAAGCCGATGGCGCAGTTGGTGCCGGGTGCGGTGGAGAAGCCCACCACCTCGGTCCAGCGGCGCTCCCCGGAGGCGGTCCGTGGCCTGCTCTCCGCCTACCACCGGGGCGTGCAGCGAGGGCGTAGCACCTCGGACAACCCGACCAACCCGGAGGCGACTTCGGGAGGGCAATCCTCGCAGTCTGGCTCAGGCCCGGTGGCCGGGAGCGGGCAGAAGGAGCAAGAAGGATGA
- a CDS encoding roadblock/LC7 domain-containing protein, with protein MTTTQDLGWLLANFADRVPGVAHAVAVSADGLLLASSRDLPRDRADQLAAISSGLVSLTQGAARCFEGGAVLQTVVEMDNGFLFLMSISDGSSFAVLAARSSDVGQVGYEMALLVDRVGDALTPQPRAAAGMLG; from the coding sequence ATGACAACTACTCAGGATCTTGGTTGGCTGCTAGCCAACTTCGCCGACCGGGTGCCCGGTGTCGCGCATGCGGTCGCCGTCTCGGCCGACGGCCTACTCCTGGCGTCGTCACGGGACCTGCCACGCGACCGGGCCGACCAGCTCGCCGCGATCTCGTCCGGTCTGGTCAGCCTGACCCAGGGGGCAGCTCGCTGCTTCGAGGGAGGCGCGGTGTTGCAGACCGTCGTGGAGATGGACAATGGCTTCCTGTTCCTGATGTCCATCTCGGATGGCTCGTCCTTCGCCGTGTTGGCTGCTCGCAGCTCCGACGTGGGCCAGGTCGGCTACGAGATGGCGCTGCTGGTCGACCGGGTCGGTGACGCGCTGACCCCGCAGCCGCGTGCGGCTGCGGGCATGCTGGGTTGA
- a CDS encoding DUF742 domain-containing protein, producing MADRDEPTGALVRPYAVTRGRTRPRLDIALEALVETTVRGRAAANGNGGQGREHQYIAALCDGRVQSLAEIAARMQLPLGVARVLIADMATDGLVAVHEPTILDDSDDAVGTELLERVLSGLRRL from the coding sequence ATGGCCGATCGTGACGAACCGACCGGAGCGTTGGTCCGTCCATACGCCGTGACCCGTGGTCGCACCCGTCCCCGGCTCGACATCGCGCTGGAGGCGCTCGTCGAGACGACGGTGCGCGGTCGGGCCGCTGCCAATGGCAACGGCGGCCAGGGCCGCGAACACCAGTACATCGCCGCGCTGTGTGACGGACGCGTGCAATCGCTCGCGGAGATCGCGGCGCGGATGCAGCTCCCGCTCGGCGTGGCCCGGGTGCTCATCGCCGACATGGCGACCGACGGCCTGGTCGCGGTCCACGAGCCGACCATCCTGGACGACTCCGACGACGCGGTGGGCACTGAACTGCTGGAGAGGGTGCTGAGTGGACTTCGCAGGCTCTGA
- a CDS encoding ATP/GTP-binding protein: MSHRPPSPSGRVTSAKIVIAGGFGVGKTTLVGSVSEITPLTTEAIMTSAGVGVDDTRQVPGKTTTTVAMDFGRISIDRDLILYLFGTPGQTRFWFMWDELVRGAIGAVVLVDTRRLADCFAAIDFFEHRRLPYLVAINCFDGMQYHDPQDVRDALAISSDVPVVACDARNRESTKHVLISLVEYVLTMRRTRAVAPA, from the coding sequence ATGTCGCACCGCCCGCCGAGCCCGAGCGGCCGCGTGACGTCGGCGAAGATCGTTATCGCCGGGGGATTCGGCGTCGGTAAGACGACGCTGGTCGGCTCGGTCTCGGAGATCACGCCGCTGACCACCGAGGCCATCATGACCTCGGCTGGTGTGGGCGTCGACGACACCCGGCAGGTGCCGGGCAAGACGACGACCACGGTGGCCATGGACTTCGGCCGGATCTCGATCGACCGAGACCTGATCCTGTACCTGTTCGGTACGCCGGGTCAGACCCGATTCTGGTTCATGTGGGACGAACTGGTTCGGGGTGCCATCGGCGCGGTCGTGCTGGTGGACACTCGCCGGCTGGCCGACTGCTTCGCGGCGATCGACTTCTTCGAGCACCGTCGCCTCCCGTACCTGGTGGCGATCAACTGCTTCGACGGGATGCAGTACCACGACCCGCAGGACGTTCGGGACGCCTTGGCGATCTCCAGCGACGTGCCGGTGGTGGCCTGCGACGCCCGTAACCGGGAGTCGACGAAGCACGTGCTGATCTCGCTGGTCGAGTACGTGCTCACCATGCGTCGTACGCGCGCCGTCGCCCCGGCCTGA
- a CDS encoding transposase produces the protein MSREEDDAVALVRVYCGLASADPADRPASAGSTLTSAVVDDAGRLLHVCEISDDAAGYAQLVALLVERSGGPSGAAIAADSDDHTVISLLSAAGRPLAIADDDSVDDFAERFADDDSLEEMQSPPAERRAVGLARALQAGALSAVTLPAPRDLAGYKQVLSAHAALASGRHSAAVALREVLRELYPAALRAYPDPAEPVSLAVLDALPEPGMLGGTVARGREVSVAADAIAAHLAADGVADAEEINEAVTALRVAISETPRRAAVNRALTSAVAETVRQAVASVRACDAGLEALVSALGSRATTPAQAPGRRAAARRGESVGELTGTTGTSAGLRPVRPAPPAEPAPAVGRRSRPEPIPGNAPVASPRPLGPPPTAPAPVMPPPVAPAPVAPAAMANPPASTLPSRTEPAPSRIDGPTNRPVSSPPPPPPGITPIAPAQRGTVPPAEAGEPFRPTLTTAAINNARAERQRTVIPPRPKTNGERPSHLQRPVDEPPTGGFSATDLSIPVPTPRPGQDAAPPGSRANWPLVNNPEDPADSSPNNPVAYSYGGSRGIDAPTDPGRADGRVTPPWLADDLPQEPPMLRLVEPPPLADRALREGLNPTADPHLETPPLRLVDREQAARGGRAAARTDRAAEHRPPPMEHRSPTMEHRPPPVEHRPPPVTDEGDGDLLIFAQAKSAWFVGQAEESDLDWSTTADTGWQAAEQAARPAVGAETNAGLPKRVPQANLVPGSPLREERPLRIVRDAASLAENTTGYFRGWRRGQEIGGFAVGGRPGREAAGGWDFSRDHGDRDDDREYEYRSAGYQS, from the coding sequence CTGTCCCGGGAGGAGGACGACGCCGTGGCGCTCGTGCGCGTTTACTGCGGTCTGGCCTCGGCGGATCCGGCTGACCGACCGGCCTCCGCCGGCTCGACGCTGACGTCCGCTGTGGTCGACGACGCAGGCCGTCTGCTGCATGTCTGCGAGATCAGCGACGACGCCGCTGGCTACGCCCAGCTCGTCGCGCTGCTCGTGGAGCGGTCGGGCGGGCCGAGCGGTGCGGCCATCGCCGCCGACAGCGACGACCACACGGTCATCTCGCTGTTGAGCGCGGCGGGTCGGCCCCTGGCGATCGCCGACGACGACTCGGTGGACGACTTCGCCGAGCGGTTCGCCGACGACGACTCCCTTGAGGAGATGCAGTCGCCTCCGGCCGAACGGCGGGCCGTCGGCCTGGCCCGCGCGTTGCAGGCTGGGGCGCTCTCGGCGGTCACCCTGCCGGCGCCCCGGGATCTCGCCGGCTACAAGCAGGTGCTCTCGGCGCACGCCGCGCTGGCCAGCGGTCGGCACTCGGCGGCCGTGGCGCTGCGCGAGGTCCTCCGTGAGCTCTACCCGGCGGCCCTGCGGGCGTACCCGGACCCGGCCGAGCCCGTCTCGCTGGCGGTGCTCGACGCGCTGCCCGAGCCGGGCATGCTCGGCGGCACCGTGGCCCGCGGCCGGGAGGTGTCGGTCGCCGCCGATGCCATCGCCGCGCATCTCGCCGCCGACGGGGTCGCCGACGCCGAGGAGATCAACGAGGCGGTCACCGCCCTGCGGGTCGCCATCTCCGAAACGCCCCGCCGCGCTGCGGTCAACCGGGCACTCACCTCGGCGGTGGCCGAGACGGTCCGCCAGGCCGTCGCCTCCGTGCGGGCCTGCGACGCGGGGTTGGAAGCCCTGGTCAGTGCCCTCGGTTCACGGGCCACCACGCCTGCCCAGGCACCCGGCCGCCGTGCCGCCGCCCGCCGAGGCGAGTCGGTCGGCGAGCTGACCGGGACGACCGGCACCAGTGCCGGGCTGCGCCCGGTCCGGCCCGCCCCGCCCGCTGAGCCCGCACCCGCCGTGGGCCGGCGCAGCCGACCCGAGCCGATCCCCGGCAACGCTCCGGTGGCGTCGCCCCGCCCACTCGGGCCGCCCCCGACGGCACCGGCTCCGGTCATGCCGCCGCCGGTCGCACCCGCACCGGTGGCCCCGGCCGCGATGGCCAACCCCCCGGCGTCCACGCTTCCCAGCCGCACCGAACCGGCGCCCAGCCGGATCGACGGTCCGACCAACCGACCGGTCTCCTCGCCGCCACCCCCACCGCCGGGGATCACCCCGATCGCACCCGCGCAACGCGGCACGGTGCCTCCGGCCGAGGCGGGCGAGCCATTCCGGCCGACGCTGACCACCGCCGCGATCAACAACGCGCGGGCCGAACGGCAGCGTACGGTCATCCCGCCCCGCCCGAAGACCAACGGCGAACGGCCGAGCCACCTGCAGCGCCCGGTCGACGAGCCGCCCACCGGCGGGTTCAGCGCCACCGACCTCAGCATTCCGGTGCCGACCCCCCGACCCGGTCAGGACGCTGCTCCCCCGGGATCCCGGGCCAACTGGCCGCTTGTCAACAATCCGGAGGACCCGGCCGACAGTTCGCCGAACAACCCGGTGGCCTACTCGTACGGGGGCAGCCGCGGCATCGACGCCCCGACCGATCCGGGCCGCGCCGACGGGCGCGTGACCCCGCCCTGGTTGGCCGACGACCTGCCCCAGGAGCCACCGATGCTGCGGCTGGTGGAGCCGCCGCCGCTGGCTGACCGGGCGCTGCGCGAAGGGCTCAACCCGACTGCGGACCCGCACCTGGAGACGCCGCCGCTGCGGTTGGTCGACCGGGAGCAGGCTGCTCGCGGAGGCCGGGCGGCCGCTCGCACCGACCGTGCCGCCGAGCACCGGCCGCCCCCCATGGAGCACCGGTCGCCCACCATGGAACACCGGCCACCGCCGGTCGAGCACCGGCCACCGCCGGTCACCGACGAGGGCGACGGCGACCTGCTGATCTTCGCGCAGGCCAAGTCGGCCTGGTTCGTCGGCCAGGCCGAGGAGTCCGATCTGGACTGGTCGACCACTGCCGACACCGGCTGGCAGGCCGCGGAACAGGCCGCCCGCCCCGCGGTGGGCGCCGAGACCAACGCCGGGCTGCCGAAGCGTGTGCCTCAGGCCAATCTGGTCCCGGGCTCCCCGCTGCGCGAGGAGCGTCCATTGCGGATAGTGCGCGATGCGGCGAGTCTCGCGGAGAACACCACCGGCTACTTCCGTGGCTGGCGTCGCGGCCAGGAGATCGGCGGTTTCGCGGTGGGCGGTCGGCCCGGTCGCGAGGCGGCCGGTGGCTGGGACTTCAGCCGCGACCACGGGGACCGCGACGACGACCGGGAGTACGAGTACCGCTCCGCCGGTTACCAGTCCTGA